The proteins below are encoded in one region of Ephemeroptericola cinctiostellae:
- a CDS encoding nitrate reductase, which yields MTFLRSTCSYCGVGCGVLIKKNPYTGEIHLKGDESHPASRGKLCSKGMNLHHVAMETSDRLTVPRMRVNRQAPLQEVSWETALSRAAAVFKGLIDKFGPDSVGFYLSGQLLTEEYYIINKLTKGFIGTNNIDTNSRLCMSSAVVGYKKSLGEDAVPVSYDDIELADCFFIAGANPAWCHPILFRRIEAHKLANPDVKIIVVDPRHTQSASIADLHLPIIPGTDIYLFNAIARVLIEQGKMDAAFIAEHTNGFEHVQAKVFELTLAEYAEKCGVPAADIVQAALWIGDAKGFISMWTMGLNQSVVGVNKNLALINLSLITGKIGRPGNGPFSLTGQPNAMGGREVGGLSTMLAVHKEINNPVHRQEIADFWGVPSVPDRPGLSAMEMIDALEAGRMKAIWIICTNPVDSMPNARRVEAALRKANFVIVQDISKNASSLDFADLILPAAGYMEKSGTMTNADRRVSLVQKITDAPGQALADAEIIWRFAAKMGWQKSFNYSSYGQIFDEYKMQTKGTNIDVSGLSHAYLKANGSVQWPFASADSKGTPRLFTDHRFYTPDARANMFAVAPDNASENTDTDFPLVLTTGRIRDQWHTMTRTGKVSKLNKHIPEPFVEIHPNDAERFGIINGDLVDVRGRRGDVRVRAKLTETIREGVVFLPMHWGRIMQRDAGRANNLTHDLIDPTSKQPDFKFSAVNVHKYVPKMQKIIVIGAGAGAGRFIEAMRERDQQVEIHVFSKEVNPFYNRVLLPEYLSGHKGWEHLLRFKAETLKALNVTLHNGIGVLSIDPSNNSLTDANGVKHTYDSLVVATGSRAFVPVDYPMDKSNMFTIRQREDVERIQALLKPNARIAIVGGGLLGLEMADAFDALGYQIDLIQQSDRLMPRQLDALSGKLLKQQIEEKNIVVHLNDQVVHFVEDSNDHNRIAAIKLKTGKTLQADIVMCAIGTTPNIDILRAAGLACGRGVKVNSRLQSSVDNIYCIGEIAELDGMMWGITAAAEEQADVLAKVLYGDPHVNYKGSTFMNILKLKDIHLSSVGMIEEPPNDDAYQVVRMEDVSRHYYKKCIIHNNKLVGTILMGNKDEFVQFRDLIKNGAELDDLRDALLRPGGGAAKEPLKGALVCSCNNVGEGNIKDCIGGGCKTLSDVMQKTGAGTGCGSCKPEIMVLLEQAKQTKQAEVMA from the coding sequence ATGACTTTCCTGCGCTCTACTTGCTCATATTGTGGTGTCGGTTGTGGTGTGTTGATCAAAAAAAATCCGTACACAGGCGAAATTCACCTCAAAGGCGATGAATCCCATCCCGCCAGCCGTGGAAAATTGTGCTCGAAAGGCATGAACCTGCACCATGTCGCGATGGAGACGTCCGACCGTTTGACTGTGCCACGCATGCGCGTTAACCGTCAAGCGCCGCTGCAAGAGGTGAGCTGGGAAACGGCACTGAGCCGTGCGGCAGCTGTTTTTAAAGGCTTGATTGATAAATTTGGCCCCGATTCGGTGGGGTTTTATTTGTCAGGCCAATTGTTGACCGAAGAGTATTACATCATCAATAAACTCACCAAAGGCTTTATTGGAACGAACAACATCGACACCAATTCCCGTTTGTGCATGAGTTCTGCGGTGGTTGGCTATAAAAAATCATTGGGCGAAGATGCCGTGCCTGTCAGCTACGACGACATTGAACTGGCGGATTGTTTTTTCATTGCGGGGGCGAATCCTGCATGGTGTCATCCGATTTTGTTTCGTCGGATCGAAGCGCATAAATTGGCGAATCCCGATGTGAAAATCATTGTGGTTGATCCACGGCACACACAAAGTGCGTCGATTGCGGATTTACATCTCCCCATCATTCCGGGCACCGACATTTACCTGTTCAATGCCATTGCGCGTGTGCTCATTGAGCAAGGCAAAATGGACGCGGCGTTCATTGCGGAACACACCAATGGTTTTGAGCACGTTCAAGCCAAAGTCTTTGAATTGACATTGGCTGAATATGCTGAAAAATGTGGTGTGCCTGCTGCGGACATCGTACAAGCCGCCCTATGGATTGGCGATGCGAAAGGTTTCATCAGCATGTGGACGATGGGATTGAATCAAAGCGTGGTGGGTGTGAACAAAAACCTTGCTTTGATTAATTTGTCACTGATCACGGGGAAAATCGGTCGACCAGGCAATGGGCCATTCTCGCTCACAGGTCAACCAAATGCGATGGGCGGACGTGAGGTGGGGGGATTATCGACCATGCTGGCGGTGCACAAAGAAATCAATAACCCTGTTCACCGTCAAGAAATTGCTGACTTTTGGGGCGTGCCTTCTGTGCCTGATCGTCCGGGGCTGTCTGCGATGGAAATGATTGATGCGCTCGAAGCAGGACGCATGAAAGCCATTTGGATCATCTGTACCAACCCTGTAGACAGCATGCCGAATGCGCGGCGTGTGGAGGCGGCTCTGCGCAAGGCCAATTTCGTCATTGTGCAGGACATTTCTAAAAATGCATCCTCGTTGGATTTTGCCGACTTGATTCTGCCCGCAGCGGGTTATATGGAAAAAAGCGGCACGATGACCAATGCCGATCGCCGCGTCAGTTTGGTGCAAAAAATCACCGATGCTCCAGGTCAAGCCTTGGCCGATGCGGAAATCATTTGGCGTTTTGCAGCCAAAATGGGCTGGCAAAAATCGTTCAATTACAGCAGTTATGGGCAGATTTTTGATGAGTATAAAATGCAAACCAAGGGCACCAACATTGACGTGAGCGGTTTGTCACATGCTTATTTGAAAGCCAATGGTTCGGTTCAATGGCCTTTTGCAAGTGCAGATTCAAAAGGCACACCGCGTTTGTTCACCGATCACCGTTTCTACACGCCCGATGCGCGTGCCAACATGTTTGCTGTTGCGCCCGACAATGCGTCCGAAAACACCGACACTGATTTTCCATTGGTTTTGACCACTGGGCGGATTCGCGACCAATGGCACACCATGACGCGCACAGGCAAAGTCAGTAAGTTGAATAAACACATTCCAGAACCTTTCGTGGAAATTCATCCAAATGATGCCGAACGTTTTGGGATCATCAATGGTGACTTGGTTGATGTGCGTGGCCGCCGTGGTGATGTGCGTGTGCGTGCCAAATTGACCGAGACGATCCGGGAAGGCGTGGTGTTTTTACCGATGCACTGGGGACGAATCATGCAACGTGATGCGGGGCGTGCCAATAACCTCACCCATGATTTGATTGATCCGACCTCAAAACAACCTGATTTTAAATTTTCAGCGGTCAATGTGCACAAATATGTGCCGAAGATGCAAAAAATCATCGTGATCGGCGCGGGCGCGGGCGCGGGTCGCTTCATTGAAGCCATGCGTGAACGCGATCAACAGGTTGAAATCCATGTGTTCAGCAAAGAAGTGAACCCGTTTTATAACCGTGTCTTGCTGCCTGAATACCTGTCGGGACACAAAGGTTGGGAGCACTTGCTGCGTTTCAAGGCTGAAACATTAAAAGCGTTGAATGTCACGCTGCACAACGGCATCGGCGTTCTCAGCATTGACCCCAGCAACAACAGCTTAACCGATGCAAATGGTGTGAAGCACACCTATGACAGTTTGGTGGTGGCGACAGGCAGTCGTGCCTTTGTTCCCGTCGACTACCCCATGGATAAATCGAATATGTTCACCATTCGCCAGCGTGAGGATGTTGAGCGCATTCAAGCCTTACTCAAACCGAATGCACGGATTGCCATTGTTGGCGGCGGCTTGTTGGGTTTGGAAATGGCCGATGCTTTTGATGCATTGGGCTATCAAATCGATTTAATTCAACAATCCGATCGCCTGATGCCACGTCAGTTGGATGCGTTGTCAGGCAAATTGTTAAAGCAACAAATTGAAGAAAAAAACATCGTTGTGCACTTAAACGACCAAGTGGTGCATTTTGTCGAAGACAGCAACGATCACAATCGCATTGCTGCAATCAAATTGAAAACGGGCAAGACATTACAAGCCGACATTGTCATGTGTGCCATCGGCACAACCCCAAACATTGACATATTGCGTGCCGCAGGTCTGGCGTGTGGTCGTGGTGTCAAGGTTAATTCGCGCCTGCAAAGCAGCGTCGATAACATTTACTGCATCGGCGAAATCGCCGAACTCGATGGAATGATGTGGGGCATCACTGCCGCAGCAGAAGAGCAAGCGGATGTACTCGCCAAAGTGTTGTATGGTGACCCTCACGTGAATTATAAAGGCAGCACATTCATGAACATCTTGAAGCTCAAGGACATTCACTTGAGCTCTGTGGGCATGATTGAAGAACCCCCGAATGATGATGCTTATCAAGTGGTGCGCATGGAGGATGTGTCGCGGCATTATTACAAAAAATGCATCATTCACAACAACAAACTCGTTGGCACCATCTTAATGGGCAATAAAGACGAGTTCGTGCAATTTAGAGACTTGATTAAAAATGGCGCTGAGCTGGATGACCTGCGCGATGCCTTGTTGCGACCGGGGGGAGGGGCAGCAAAAGAACCTCTCAAAGGCGCATTGGTGTGTTCATGCAATAACGTCGGTGAAGGCAATATCAAAGATTGCATCGGTGGTGGTTGTAAAACATTGTCCGATGTCATGCAAAAAACAGGGGCAGGCACAGGCTGCGGCAGCTGCAAACCTGAAATCATGGTGTTGCTTGAACAAGCCAAGCAAACCAAGCAAGCCGAGGTGATGGCATGA
- a CDS encoding MFS transporter: MSTINATSSIASNKPLDTLNVFKFSGVQMRTFHITWFTFFICFFAWFGLAPLMPTIRAELGLSKAQVGNIIIASVSATIIARLFIGRLCDTWGPRKTYTALLTVGAIPVMTVGLANSYESFLLFRLAIGVIGSSFVITQFHAGIMFAPQIKGTANAVAGGWGNLGGGVTNMLMPVIFAVIVGMGYTPQQSWRYAMVLPGIMMLIMAVVYFKYTKDTAAGNYDEIGRTKAVAAKTDWSVLSDWRVWALTLSYAVCFGMEITFDNVAALHFVDTFKLSQGSAGFWAGVFGFMNIFARALGGIVADKVGQKSGLKGKGLLLALVLGLEGLGLVIFAMAGDLTAAIVSMLCFALFLKMANGATYAIVPFVNTKNVGMVAGVVGAGGNVGGMMFGFLFKSNLSYADAFQIIGSIAMVVALLVLVTRFERKSVIELDETASGVAA; encoded by the coding sequence ATGTCCACCATCAACGCCACTTCGAGCATCGCCTCGAACAAACCCTTGGACACACTGAATGTATTCAAATTCAGTGGTGTTCAAATGCGCACGTTCCACATCACGTGGTTTACGTTTTTTATTTGCTTCTTTGCATGGTTTGGTCTTGCACCTTTGATGCCGACCATTCGTGCTGAGCTGGGGCTGAGTAAGGCACAGGTCGGTAACATCATCATCGCTTCAGTGTCTGCGACCATCATTGCCCGTTTGTTTATCGGTCGCTTATGTGACACATGGGGGCCACGTAAAACTTACACGGCTTTATTAACAGTGGGTGCGATTCCTGTCATGACGGTGGGTTTGGCGAACAGTTACGAAAGTTTCTTGTTGTTTCGCTTGGCGATTGGCGTGATTGGTTCTTCTTTTGTGATCACCCAGTTTCACGCGGGCATCATGTTTGCGCCCCAAATCAAAGGCACAGCCAATGCCGTCGCGGGTGGTTGGGGCAATTTGGGCGGTGGTGTGACCAACATGTTGATGCCTGTGATTTTTGCGGTCATCGTGGGCATGGGTTATACACCACAACAATCATGGCGCTATGCGATGGTGTTGCCCGGCATCATGATGCTCATCATGGCTGTGGTTTACTTCAAATACACCAAAGACACTGCTGCGGGCAACTACGATGAAATTGGTCGCACCAAAGCGGTTGCCGCAAAAACCGATTGGTCTGTGCTGTCTGATTGGCGTGTGTGGGCATTGACCTTGTCGTATGCGGTGTGCTTTGGTATGGAAATCACATTTGATAACGTGGCTGCACTGCATTTTGTCGATACCTTTAAATTGTCTCAAGGTTCAGCTGGTTTTTGGGCGGGTGTGTTTGGTTTCATGAATATTTTTGCCCGTGCTTTGGGTGGCATTGTGGCCGATAAAGTGGGTCAAAAATCAGGCTTGAAGGGCAAAGGCTTGTTGTTGGCTTTGGTTTTGGGCTTAGAAGGTTTGGGTTTGGTGATTTTTGCGATGGCGGGTGATTTGACTGCTGCAATTGTGTCGATGCTGTGTTTTGCTTTGTTCTTGAAAATGGCCAACGGTGCCACCTATGCCATCGTTCCTTTTGTGAACACTAAAAATGTCGGTATGGTGGCTGGTGTGGTGGGTGCGGGCGGCAACGTCGGCGGCATGATGTTTGGTTTCTTGTTCAAATCCAATCTGTCGTATGCCGATGCATTTCAAATCATTGGCAGCATTGCGATGGTGGTGGCGTTATTGGTTTTGGTGACACGTTTTGAGCGGAAATCGGTCATCGAGTTGGATGAAACGGCCTCCGGCGTGGCGGCTTAA
- the nirD gene encoding nitrite reductase small subunit NirD, which translates to MNKPMNEFEHNIVWAQVATVSDFPEDGGMCVQVENQQIAIFNFARRGEWYATDNLCPHKQQMALSRGMIGSHGADCEPKVACPFHKKTFSLKNGQCLSGDDLQIQTYPVKVEGASVFVGLVKP; encoded by the coding sequence ATGAACAAACCCATGAACGAATTTGAACACAACATCGTGTGGGCGCAAGTCGCCACGGTCAGTGATTTTCCAGAGGATGGTGGCATGTGTGTACAGGTTGAAAATCAGCAAATTGCAATTTTCAACTTCGCCCGTCGTGGTGAATGGTATGCGACAGATAACCTGTGTCCGCATAAACAACAAATGGCATTGTCGCGTGGGATGATTGGCTCACATGGCGCGGACTGTGAACCCAAAGTGGCGTGCCCATTTCATAAAAAGACCTTTTCATTGAAAAATGGTCAGTGCTTGTCGGGAGATGATTTGCAGATTCAGACGTACCCAGTGAAAGTTGAAGGGGCATCGGTTTTTGTGGGTCTGGTCAAACCTTAA
- the nirB gene encoding nitrite reductase large subunit NirB → MKKAKKVIVVGNGMVGYKFCEKMVDKGGLDSIQLTVFGAEPRPAYDRVHLSAYFTGQDAQALEMCAPNWYSDNGIELIVGDAVVDINTIDKTVRSHSGRIESYDSLVLATGSSCFMPPIAGSEKKGVFLYRTIEDLDDIIEYAKGCTTAAVLGGGLLGLEAAKAMLDLNLEAHVVEFAPRLMARQLDEAGAALLKRKIEAVGVGVHLSKSTQEIQGDDRVTGLRFADDSVLPVDMLVVSAGILPNDHLARLMGIEVGHRGGIVVNERMGTSHNDIYAIGECALYNGMIYGLVAPGYDMAEVVAHNLLNPEMISPKVFKGADMSTKLKLIGVEVGSFGDPFVVEDALAIVYEDELKGYYKRINISKDKKKLLGGVLVGDTSEYGILQQMTVNTMKLPEHPESLIIKLPGGESGGISVADLPDEALICSCESVSKGAICAAVQGGCEDIGSLKTCTKAGTNCGGCLPLVKDLMEVTFKSMGKEVKKIVCEHFPLTRQELFHVVKVKGHRKYSEVLDAEGHGDGCEICKPLVASVLASVWNDPILNNKNEVVQDTNDRFLANIQKGGTYSVVPRIPGGEITPDKLIVIGRVAEKYKLYTKITGGQRIDLFGAQLNDLPAIWEELIAAGMESGHAYGKSLRTVKSCVGSTWCRYGVQDSVGFAIDVENRYKGLRSPHKLKSAVSGCTRECAEAQSKDFGIIATDKGWNLYVGGNGGTKPQHAALFATDIDSATCLKYIDRFLMFYIQTAEPLQRTAPWLNKLEGGIDYLKDVVIHDTLGICADLDALMQHHVDSYICEWKDAVEDENKRKRFTHFVNSDARDETIQFIEVRGQRVPAPWH, encoded by the coding sequence GTGAAAAAAGCGAAAAAAGTGATTGTGGTGGGTAATGGCATGGTCGGCTATAAGTTTTGTGAAAAAATGGTCGATAAAGGTGGATTGGACAGCATTCAGTTGACAGTGTTTGGTGCAGAGCCACGTCCAGCTTATGATCGAGTGCATTTATCCGCCTATTTTACAGGACAGGATGCGCAGGCTTTGGAAATGTGTGCACCGAATTGGTACAGCGACAACGGCATTGAGCTGATTGTGGGTGATGCGGTGGTCGACATCAATACCATAGACAAAACAGTGCGCAGTCACAGCGGTCGGATCGAGTCTTATGACAGCTTGGTGCTGGCGACTGGTTCATCGTGTTTCATGCCACCGATTGCGGGTTCTGAGAAAAAAGGGGTGTTTCTGTATCGCACCATCGAAGATTTGGATGACATCATTGAGTATGCCAAAGGCTGCACAACGGCCGCTGTGTTGGGTGGTGGTTTGCTGGGTTTGGAGGCGGCGAAAGCCATGTTGGATCTGAACCTTGAAGCACATGTGGTCGAATTTGCTCCACGTTTGATGGCTCGCCAGTTGGATGAAGCTGGTGCCGCATTGCTAAAACGAAAAATTGAAGCGGTTGGGGTGGGTGTGCATTTGTCGAAAAGCACACAAGAGATTCAAGGTGATGACCGTGTAACGGGCTTGCGCTTTGCGGATGACAGTGTGTTGCCTGTGGACATGCTGGTGGTGTCGGCTGGGATTTTACCAAACGATCATTTGGCGCGTCTGATGGGGATTGAAGTGGGTCATCGCGGTGGCATTGTGGTGAATGAACGCATGGGCACGTCACACAATGACATTTACGCCATTGGTGAGTGTGCTTTATACAACGGCATGATTTATGGTTTGGTTGCACCAGGTTACGACATGGCAGAGGTGGTGGCGCATAATTTGCTCAACCCTGAAATGATTTCACCCAAAGTGTTTAAAGGTGCAGACATGTCAACCAAGTTGAAGCTCATTGGTGTCGAGGTGGGTAGTTTTGGTGATCCATTTGTGGTTGAAGATGCATTGGCGATTGTTTATGAAGATGAACTCAAAGGCTATTACAAACGCATCAATATTTCTAAAGATAAAAAGAAACTGCTTGGTGGTGTGCTGGTCGGTGACACGTCGGAATACGGCATTTTGCAACAAATGACCGTGAATACAATGAAACTGCCTGAGCATCCTGAGTCGCTCATCATCAAATTGCCAGGCGGCGAATCGGGTGGCATCAGCGTGGCGGATTTACCCGATGAGGCTTTGATTTGCTCGTGTGAAAGTGTCTCTAAAGGTGCCATTTGTGCTGCGGTGCAGGGTGGTTGTGAAGACATTGGTAGCTTAAAAACATGCACCAAGGCGGGCACAAATTGTGGCGGTTGCTTGCCTTTGGTGAAAGATTTGATGGAAGTGACCTTCAAATCAATGGGCAAAGAAGTCAAAAAGATTGTGTGTGAGCATTTTCCGCTCACGCGTCAAGAGCTGTTTCATGTTGTTAAGGTCAAAGGCCATCGCAAATACAGCGAAGTCTTGGACGCCGAAGGTCATGGCGATGGTTGTGAAATTTGCAAACCATTGGTCGCATCGGTGCTTGCCAGCGTGTGGAACGATCCAATTTTAAACAATAAAAATGAGGTGGTGCAGGACACCAACGATCGTTTCTTGGCAAACATCCAAAAAGGTGGCACCTATTCTGTCGTGCCGCGCATTCCTGGTGGCGAAATCACACCAGACAAACTCATTGTCATCGGTCGAGTCGCTGAAAAATACAAACTCTACACCAAAATCACAGGCGGCCAACGGATTGACTTATTCGGTGCGCAATTGAACGATTTGCCCGCCATTTGGGAGGAGTTGATTGCCGCAGGGATGGAGTCAGGTCACGCGTATGGCAAGTCATTGCGCACGGTGAAGAGCTGCGTGGGTTCGACATGGTGTCGTTATGGCGTACAAGATTCGGTTGGTTTCGCCATTGATGTGGAGAACCGTTATAAAGGCTTGCGTTCACCGCACAAACTCAAATCAGCCGTGTCGGGCTGCACCCGCGAATGCGCTGAAGCGCAAAGTAAAGACTTTGGCATCATCGCCACAGACAAAGGTTGGAATTTGTATGTGGGCGGCAATGGCGGGACGAAGCCACAGCATGCCGCTTTGTTTGCGACAGACATCGATTCAGCCACGTGCCTGAAATACATCGATCGTTTCTTGATGTTTTACATCCAAACCGCAGAGCCGTTGCAACGCACGGCACCGTGGTTAAACAAACTTGAAGGTGGTATTGATTACCTGAAAGATGTGGTCATCCATGACACATTGGGCATTTGCGCCGACCTTGATGCGCTCATGCAACACCATGTGGACAGTTACATTTGCGAATGGAAGGATGCGGTTGAAGACGAAAACAAACGCAAACGCTTCACGCATTTTGTCAATTCCGATGCACGCGATGAAACGATTCAATTCATTGAGGTCCGTGGGCAGCGCGTGCCTGCTCCTTGGCATTGA